The following proteins come from a genomic window of Scylla paramamosain isolate STU-SP2022 chromosome 46, ASM3559412v1, whole genome shotgun sequence:
- the LOC135094604 gene encoding protein Tob2-like, with protein MRIEVKSAANFLVDLLKLNSSGLTEEQLEKFKENVCQILMRHYADHWFPDRPFKGSGYRCIRINGNLDPLIARAGFMMGLASCFLRSLFPSELTMWVDPAEVAYRIGENGSICVLYEEVPPPKTPSPPPQQQQPVPTPEKTPIKAVGHQQQAHSPPPPQQPHSPPPALHHHQLHHYNHHHHFSPSKSVVVSSPVHHSPPLSPVTTQQQHHHHQQQLLNMFLMSGGKEGGSLVKCKESLRGGLDARPLQMDRLFVSS; from the coding sequence ATGAGAATAGAAGTCAAATCTGCCGCGAACTTCCTCGTCGACCTGTTGAAGCTGAACAGCAGCGGCCTGACGGAGGAGCAGCTGGAGAAGTTCAAGGAGAATGTGTGCCAGATCCTGATGCGCCACTACGCGGACCACTGGTTCCCGGACAGGCCCTTCAAGGGGTCTGGCTACCGCTGCATCAGGATCAATGGCAACCTGGACCCGCTCATCGCCCGGGCAGGCTTCATGATGGGCCTGGCCTCCTGCTTCCTGcgctccctcttcccctcgGAGCTCACCATGTGGGTGGACCCCGCCGAAGTGGCCTACCGCATCGGCGAGAACGGCTCCATCTGCGTGCTGTACGAGGAGGTGCCGCCCCCTAAGACGCCCTCCCCGCcgccccagcagcagcagcctgtgCCCACGCCTGAGAAGACGCCCATCAAGGCCGTGGGGCACCAGCAGCAGGCTCATTCCCCGCCGCCGCCCCAGCAGCCCCACTCCCCGCCGCCcgcccttcaccaccaccagctccatcattacaaccaccaccatcacttctcgCCGTCCAAGTCCGTCGTGGTGTCGTCCCCGGTGCACCACAGCCCCCCGCTGTCCCCCGTCACcacccagcagcagcaccaccaccaccagcagcagctgTTGAACATGTTCTTAATGAGCGGCGGCAAGGAGGGCGGCAGCCTGGTGAAGTGCAAGGAATCTCTGCGCGGCGGGCTGGATGCGCGGCCCCTGCAGATGGACCGACTGTTTGTGTCCAGCTGA